A DNA window from Naumovozyma dairenensis CBS 421 chromosome 8, complete genome contains the following coding sequences:
- the NDAI0H00100 gene encoding homeobox domain-containing protein (similar to Saccharomyces cerevisiae HMRA1 (YCR097W)), producing MLLQDSFNETSQDILNSSLSLFKKSLLLKQVYENYLYYRSRSPISKENKLLLENIFQKKPWLNTKEREFVAKSCGMSALQVRVWFINKRMRTKIK from the exons ATGTTATTACAAGATAGTTTCAACGAAACTTCACAG GATATTCTGAATTCGTCGCTTAGTTTGTTTAAGAAGAGTTTACTTCTTAAACAGGTGTATGAGAATTACTTGTACTATAGATCAAGGTCGCCTATCTCCAAGGAGAATAAACTATtgttagaaaatattttccagAAAAAGCCGTGGTTGAATACGAAAGAAAGGGAATTTGTTGCAAAATCCTGTGGAATGTCAGCATTGCAAGTCAGAGTGTGG TTCATAAATAAACGCATGCGTactaaaataaaataa